One stretch of Toxoplasma gondii ME49 chromosome XI, whole genome shotgun sequence DNA includes these proteins:
- a CDS encoding root hair defective 3 gtp-binding protein (rhd3) protein (encoded by transcript TGME49_314970~Predicted trans-membrane domain (TMHMM2.0):748-771:777-800), translating to MALLADDASPHTKKGETIADGQFIQIIDYDGDIVADVDAWMKKQKLADVGFNYNVITILGSQSSGKSSLMNALFNCQFQVMDHVHGHSQTTKGVWLGRDGLGAGAAAPCLVVDVEGIDSRERGEDRQTFEYRSALFALALTDCLCVNVWYHSLGNFTASGYGLLKTVMEVNLDLFAQERNTPRTLLLFAVRDWAEVMTPLEIVREKIAREYVERIWREIKKPPAFENSSPYDLFDFEVFGFAHKFMNPEQFERDVAALRELWQKSLRPPSYSRHVPADGFARYATSIWEVIKKQEQLNIPNQKEMLAIYRCQEIKASVLSSLGAAVAATNAMVQRGQMDETAFSQWLRDVASKALAEYLEHASRYQSEVCQRVKADLLEGIVSAVQPVVDCLLSHVRDSIANAFLDKLTSSFTAAAGDATRTLAGRPVLDAWANYNDASSELLRDAQERFLAAAGACSANLADGSHLSFATDLVLDGMTRMLTKDVASVREKQQAQLVALLQKTCDDELVGVADSLASRDFTPQQFWGICRAKTAAAGADCVTRFSRASKGLSVSRREGERKDGNGDDGDMMTDFEIQCRVLALTQLRKQIESIVANLHILILDRFQTFFSYDDEDQPRQWEALSSEQLHKIFVHAKEQALVLLPTFACMRLHPLSVATPTLFPPAASEAPKGAASSPASSSVFFATSPLSEAEKEELSVLPRNFFSELLDDLHTQAIHQKALRQMQQMCRDAQLLQQGRTRVSWRSVPLWGWLILLALGWNELTAVLSFVTGNWIFFPVLLLALAAAAAALLTGNAQVALASLQHCLLLAKTVAVPLAKQVLVAALSAVDGASASPPRQGREVCVRGRSPPKASEDLQRPADLPPRSDAEGGKAAVSLQPRQASPQQDDATK from the exons ATGGCGCTTCTCGCGGACGACGCATCTCCTCACAccaaaaaaggagagaccaTCGCCGACGGGCAATTCATTCAAATTATCGACTACGATGGAGATATCGT AGCAGACGTAGACGCGTggatgaagaagcagaagctcgCAGACGTAGGCTTCAACTACAACGTCATCACGATTCTCGGCTCTCAGTCGAGTGGGAAGA GTTCTCTCATGAACGCTCTCTTCAATTGCCAGTTCCAGGTGATGGACCATGTCCATGGACACTCGCAAACGACCAAGGGCGTTTGGCTGGGCCGCGACGGCCTCGGCGCGGGTGCGGCCGCGCCTTGCTTGGTCGTCGACGTCGAGGGAATCGACAGCCGCGAGCGCGgcgaagacagacagacctTCGAGTACCGCAGCGCGCTCTTTGCCCTCGCCTTGACGGACTGTCTGTGCGTCAACGTCTGGTATCACTCGCTCGGCAACTTTACGGCCTCTGGCTACGGCTTGCTGAAAACCGTCATGGAAGTGAACCTCGACTTGTTtgcgcaggagagaaa CACACCTCGGACGCTCCTCCTCTTTGCGGTCCGTGACTGGGCGGAAGTCATGACCCCACTgg AAATCGTCAGGGAGAAAATTGCTCGTGAGTATGTCGAGCGAATTTGGAGAGAAATCAAAAAG CCGCCTGCGTTCGAGAACTCCTCGCCCTACGACTTGTTCGATTTCGAGGTTTTCGGATTCGCACACAAATTCATGAATCCCGAGCAGTTTGAGCGCGATGTGGCGGCGCTGAGAGAGTT GTGGCAGAAGTCGCTGCGGCCGCCAAGCTATTCCCGGCATGTCCCCGCCGATGGATTCGCACGCTACGCGACTTCTATTTGG GAGGTGATTAAGAAGCAGGAGCAGTTGAACATTCCGAACCAGAAGGAGATGCTGGCGATTTACCGCTGCCAAGAAATCAAGGCGAGTGTTCTGTCGAGCCTCGGGGCCGCAGTCGCGGCGACGAACGCGATGGTTCAGCGCGGGCAGATGGACGAGACCGCCTTCTCACAGTGGCTGCGCGACGTCGCCTCCAAGGCCTTGG CGGAGTACCTCGAGCATGCATCGAGGTATCAGAGTGAGGTGTGTCAACGCGTCAAGGCTGACCTTCTCGAAGG aatTGTGTCAGCCGTCCAGCCTGTGGTGGACTGTCTGCTCAGTCATGTGCGCGACAGCATCGCGAACGCATTTCTGGACAAACTCAC aTCTTCTTTCACTGCGGCCGCGGGCGACGCGACGCGCACT ctgGCCGGACGTCCTGTCCTGGATGCGTGGGCGAACTACAACGACGCCTC ctCCGAGCTTCTGCGAGATGCGCAGGAGCGGTTCCTGGCTGCAGCCGGAGCCTGCAGCGCAAACCTGGCAGATGGGTCCCATCTCTCGTTCGCCACGGACCTCGTGCTCGACGGCATGACCC GCATGTTGACGAAGGACGTCGCGTCTGTCAGGGAGAAGCAACAGGCGCAGCTGGTGGCTCTTCTTCAG AAAACGTGTGACGACGAGCTGGTTGGGGTGGCAGACAGTCTCGCCTCCCGAG ACTTTACACCTCAGCAATTCTGGGGAATCTGTCGCGcgaagacagcagcagccggCGCCGACTGCGTCACTCGGTTCTCCCGAGCCAGCAagggtctctctgtctctcgcagaGAGGGGGAGCGAAAGGATGGAAATGGAGACGACGGGGACATGATGACAGACTTCGAGATTCAGTGTCGCGTCCTCGCCCTCACGCAACTCCGCAAGCAAATTGAAAGCATCGTCGCCAATCTTCACATCCTCATTCTTGACCG ctttcAGACGTTCTTCAGCTacgacgacgaagaccaGCCGCGGCAG TGGGAGGCTCTTTCGTCGGAACAGCTTCACAAAATCTTCGTCCACGCCAAGGAACAGGCTCTAG ttcttcttccgacGTTTGCCTGCATGCGGTTGCATCCGTTGTCGGTGGCGACGCCCACCTTGTTTCCTCCGGCTGCGTCGGAAGCGCCGAAGGGggctgcttcttcgcctgcttcgtcGTCGGTGTTCTTCGCGACGTCTCCGCTTTCGGAggccgagaaggaggagTTGTCTGTCCTTCCTCGCAACTTTTTCTCGGAGCTTCTCGACGACTTACACACCCAAGCGATCCACCAGAAAGCGCTGCGACAGATGCAGCAGATgtgcagagacgcgcagctgctgcagcagggACGAACGCGAGTTTCATGGCGCAGCGTTCCGCTGTGGGGATGGTTgattctcctcgctctcggaTGGAACGAGCTGACGGCCGTCCTCAGCTTCGTCACAGGCAACTGgatcttcttccccgttttgctcctcgcgctcgcggccgccgctgctgccCTCCTGACGGGCAATGCGCAGGTCGCTCTCGCGAGTCTCCAGCACTGCCTCCTGCTCGCGAAGACTGTCGCCGTTCCGCTAGCGAAGCAGGTCCTCGTCGCGGCGCTGAGCGCGGTCGAC GGGGCATCTGCATCTCCTCCTCGACAGGGACGCGAAGTCTGCGTGAGAGGTCGAAGTCCGCCAAAAGCGTCTGAAGACCTGCAGAG
- a CDS encoding hypothetical protein (encoded by transcript TGME49_315080), with amino-acid sequence METAERRGDRVSPTGGFALSSCDVREEAGSGEFPREKRVVKERRVTKTEEATNQSPPSPSSSPSDRRSSLSSRSSFSSLQSSHLTAFSSSGSPLSPSLSPSSLSPSLSPSLSPSALSPPLSPSSLSSPLSSPPVASPTDSESYERQNAASTLDEERDKDRETNNKQAEAQGEEGERDKGKQRGQKEDRQEEEEEEEKERGSSDSSGVRLSSDLSRSSGVVDSNAPRLPGCVLLREGGSEEDFSAKRLEEEAQDRKQERRQSERVEWTAELSHDSTRSRSLSWIVRPPMHLPSETREPVSRFPLITYRGTDSATQKLIEEKLAALSRAPSSYHHLPSSSSLSSSFSSSLSSSFSSSSSSSSSSSLSSSSSSSLSASSQAEPRSLAVGIGREQERLLNAKFAREGEASSWSLLPFGDLASYVFRSLVAGDRPEGPSQTTVESLSEALSPEEALEEANAGETVPAEATSSSDSGLFSSSSEDDLPVVSSLSSQRRLRSLRSFRDLSTKEGASAVRRHASERARVCSSRRSSSVSDEGFSQSLDLPEGFERRAKVETDSVGDRGAAGRSPDPRTAPQTGVQTITPSPPEARKDASADARDFAGNAEGETFDSGELRKNGDPSSFSTEKGSLSHPHRVPSSLASSSQMPCGGARFSSVSSYRLPPADGREAPPTSAHPSRLSRLNSSRESEGVAENWRFRKSQTMLLASKWRRRAHAAAVAAEKARVASASVPSEKNDEGGRKKKPGKAEEKARGKETLSAEELALRNCAIVSRVAAAEAVKAAEEAAEKSVRAALVEAALKFRVSRVTLQDWMKSPGIQQKRIWDIIFPATHNSASWKVEETTMKQPMLLSMIKNWVTCQHVNITEQLSRGIRWLDLRVCKLGDASFDQDSSQASRKKGDKECSEGGANPATQASSAGGWKVPADKRKQWESSERRSARCDGDTAGLERGKEERKKATNDRGKQMNEQEKKRAALLLGLGSLRAIPYCAHGGVCTVPLLPVLCEIREFLDSHPSEIIILSLVADHGVCQGTFCDTRPLHAGEVDFYLGKILGDFLGPRLGKDTTLEQLLRRNQRVIYFWSHEERCLPPFDLCLFCRSSFSPALPTASASPSQSRFASRCVEATGLLVQARREKEQEGRSDGGACTCERGRLQAWLRKAHMLFSTEPLPGEAPDDRQAALRSVCRTLRAGGNSQASQHHGSHSASPQPSPRTTHVAPQTGLHVPASLAVPASPSRPETLFLSPEKSPTSEFLSPSLTLSPDERGLSRASSRPRVSPSALSYSRSPFHAGKTVLLKSWRDTRAAKPEILITHLDAWLQERKQEATKEREYERRGNKPYVFKMLCGEVTAPDSLGLHVVLYWTKEAQSALRSLPHGIKTSAKTTNRLLLRFLAEQNVVTRELRDARLHHLEKALRRAKRRRERDRHETREGATPESNDYDLSEAEEKQAILRQLEDRDGLGEVKGLHVLNGISHDFVNRHLTEFIVQLNLEKLHSSPCSVAASPTAAASSSQVSCASQSLFASPFRPV; translated from the exons atggagacagcagagcgacgaggagacagagtctCACCGACAGGCGGCTTTGCTCTGTCTTCCTGTGATGTTCGAGAGGAGGCGGGCAGTGGCGAGTTcccaagagagaagagagtagtaaaagagagacgcgttacaaagacagaggaagccaCAAATCagtctccgccttcgccctCGTCCAGTCCCTCTGACCGTcgctcgtctctttcttctcgctcatcgttctcttctctgcagtcgTCTCATCTCacggctttctcttcctctggctCTCCTCTatcaccttctctctctccgtcttctctctctccttctctctctccttctctctctccttctgctctctctcctcctctctctccgtcttcgctctcttcgcctctctcttctcctcccgtAGCCTCACCCACAGACTCTGAGAGCTACGAAAGGCAAAACGCAGCTAGCACGCttgacgaagaaagagacaaagaccgCGAGACGAACAACAAACAAGCAGAGGCGCAAGGCGAAGAGGGCGAACGCgacaaaggaaaacaaaggggacagaaagaagaccgacaagaagaggaagaagaggaagaaaaggagcgtGGATCGTCCGATTCGTCCGGCGTGAGGCTATCTTCAGATCTGTCTCGTAGCTCTGGGGTCGTCGATTCAAacgctcctcgtcttccagGGTGCGTCCTCCTGCGGGAAGGAGGCTCAGAAGAAGATTTCTCTGCCAAGAgactggaggaagaagcgcaagACAGAAAGCAAGAAAGGCGGCAGTCAGAGAGAGTCGAATGGACAGCAGAGCTCTCTCACGACTCCACACGGAGCAGATCTTTAAGTTGGATCGTCCGTCCCCCAATGCATTTACCTTCGGAGACCCGCGAACCTGTTTCCAGGTTTCCTCTCATCACCTATCGCGGCACTGATTCTGCGACACAAAAACTCATCGAAGAAAAACTTGCTGCTCTCTCACGTGCTCCGTCCTCCTACCATcatctcccctcttcttcctctctttcttcttctttttcttcctctctttcttcttctttttcttcatcttcttcttcctcttcttcttcctctctttcttcctcttcttcttcctctctttctgcctcctctcagGCAGAGCCGCGCAGCCTGGCTGTCGGGATCGGCcgagaacaggagaggcTCCTGAACGCTAAGTTTGCGCGCGAGGGTGAGGCGTCATCGTGGTCTCTGCTGCCGTTTGGAGACCTCGCGTCCTACGTTTTCCGGTCTCTCGTTGCGGGGGACCGTCCAGAAGGACCTTCCCAGACGACCGTCGAGTCGCTGTCAGAGGCTCTGAGTCCCGAAGAAGCTTTGGAAGAGGCAAACGCGGGAG AGACTGTGCCTGCAGAGGCGACCAGCAGTTCAGACAGCGgactgttttcttcctcgagtgAGGACGACTTGCCagttgtgtcttctctctcctcgcagcggcgcctccgctctctccgttccttccgCGACCTGTCGACCAAAGAGGGCGCCTCTGCGGTCAGGAGACACGCGTCTGAACGCGCTCGTGTCTGCAGCTCTCggcgttcctcttctgtctctgacgAAGGTTTCTCGCAGTCGCTCGACCTCCCAGAGGGCTTCGAGCGGCGCGCGAAAGTCGAGACAGATTCcgtcggagacagaggagctgCTGGGAGATCTCCGGATCCACGCACAGCGCCCCAGACGGGGGTCCAGACGATCACGCCATCCCCTccggaagcgaggaaggacgcGTCCGCAGACGCGCGAGACTTCGCTGGGAATGCCGAGGGAGAGACGTTCGACAGCGGAGAGCTTCGCAAGAACGGCGACCCGTCCTCCTTCTCGACGGAAAAGGGATCTCTGTCGCATCCTCACCGCGTACCTTCGAGCCTGGCTTCCTCGTCGCAGATGCCGTGCGGTGGTGCTCGCTTCTCGTCGGTCTCTTCGTATCGCTTGCCTCCTGCAGACGGGCGCGAGGCGCCACCCACCTCAGCGCATCCATCTCGCCTGTCGCGTCTGAACTCCTCCAGAGAGTCGGAGGGCGTCGCTGAGAACTGGCGCTTCCGCAAGTCGCAGACGATGCTCCTCGCGTCCAAGTGGAGACGACGCGCGCATGctgccgccgtcgccgcagagaaggcgagagtcgcctctgcgtccgttccctcagagaagaacgacgagggtgggcggaagaagaagcccgggaaggcggaggagaaagcgagaggcaaagagacgctctctgcagaagaactCGCTCTCAGAAACTGCGCAATCGTCTCCCGAGTcgcggcggcggaggcggtCAAAGCCGCCGAGGAGGCGGCAGAAAAGAGCGTACGGGCGGCCTTGGTCGAAGCTGCTCTCAAGTTTCGAGTATCACGCGTAACCCTTCAAGACTGGATGAAAAGTCCTGGAATTCAACAGAAACGAATTTGGGACATCATCTTCCCAG CGACACACAACAGTGCCTCTTGGAAGGTCGAAGAGACGACGATGAAGCAGCCGATGCTCCTCTCCATGATCAAGAACTGGGTCACTTGTCAG CATGTCAACATCACCGAGCAGCTGTCTCGCGGCATTCGCTGGCTTGATCTCCGTGTTTGTAAGCTGGGCGACGCTTCTTTCGATCAAGATTCTTCGCAAGCTTCTcgcaagaaaggagacaagg agtgcagcgaaggaggcgcgAATCCTGCAACGCAGGCTTCGTCGGCCGGTGGATGGAAGGTGCCTGCGGACAAGAGGAAACAATGGGAGTCTTCCGAGAGGAGGTCGGCGCGCTGCGACGGCGACACAGCGGGACTCGAgaggggaaaggaagagcgaaagaaagcgacaaaTGACAGAGGCAAACAGATGAacgaacaggagaagaaacgcgccgctctcctcctcggtcTAGGCTCCTTGCGAGCTATCCCGTACTGCGCCCATggcggtgtatgtacagtgCCCTTG CTGCCAGTCCTGTGCGAGATTCGCGAGTTTCTCGACTCACACCCGTCAGAAATTATCATCCTCAGCCTCGTCGCAGACCACGGCGTCTGTCAAGGAACATTCTGCGACACGAGgcccctgcatgcaggggaAGTGGACTTCTACCTCGGAAAAATTCTCGGCGACTTCCTCGGACCCAGACTCGGCAAAGACACCACACTCGAGCAACTCCTAAGGCG AAACCAGCGCGTGATTTACTTCTGGAGTCACGAAGAGCGTTGCCTGCCCCCGTTCgatctttgtctcttctgtcggaGTTCGTTCTCGCCTGCGCTCCCCACGgcttcggcttctccctcgcAGTCGCGCTTTGCCTCTCGGTGCGTGGAGGCCACTGGCCTGCTCGTCCaggcgcgaagagagaaggagcaagaAGGTCGAAGTGACGGCGGCGCCTGTACCTGCGAGAGAGGCCGACTCCAGGCATGGCTCCGGAAGGCGCATATg ctcttCAGCACGGAGCCGCTGCCAGGCGAGGCGCCCGACGACCGACAGGCGGCGCTGCGGAGCGTCTGTCGCACTCTTCGCGCCGGGGGGA ATTCTCAAGCATCTCAGCACCACGGTTCCCACTCTGCCTCGCCTCAGCCGAGCCCACGAACAACGCATGTGGCGCCCCAGACGGGCCTGCATGTGCCGGCGTCGCTAGCTGTccccgcgtctccgtctcggcCAGAGacgctgtttctttctccggagAAGTCTCCCACCTCagagtttctgtctccctcacTCACGCTTTCtccagacgagagaggcctCTCGCGAGCGTCTTCGCGTCCCCGCGTGTCGCCTTCTGCCCTGAGTTACTCTCGTTCGCCCTTCCACGCGGGGAAGACGGTTCTGCTCAaaagctggagagacacccggGCAGCGAAACCTGAAATTCTTATCACGCATCTCGACGCCTGGCTTCAGGAGCGTAAACAAGAAgcgacaaaagagagagaatacgagagacgaggaaacaagCCTTACGTGTTCAAGATGCTCTGTG GAGAAGTCACGGCTCCAGATTCCCTCGGACTTCACGTGGTTTTGTACtggacgaaggaggcgcagTCGGCGTTGCGGAGTCTTCCGCACGGCATCAAGACGAGCGCAAAGACAACGAATCGCCTGCTGCTCCGTTTTCTGGCCGAGCAGAACGTGGTAACTCGCGAAttgagagacgcgagactcCACCACCTTGAGAAGGCCCTCCGACGCGCAAAACGCAGGCGAGAGCGCGACCGTCACGAAACCAGAGAGGGAGCGACTCCTGAGAGTAACGATTACGACTTGagtgaagcagaagagaaacaagcaaTTTTGAGACAGCTGGAAGATCGAGACGGGCTCGGCGAGGTCAAGGGCCTCCACGTGCTCAACGGCATTTCTCACGACTTTGTTAACCGGCACCTGACAGAGTTCATTGTGCAGCTGAATCTGGAGAAACTGCATTCGAGTCCGTGTTCCGTCGCGGCTTCGCCGACGGcagcggcttcttcttctcaggtGTCATGcgcttctcagtctctcttcgcgtctcccttccGCCCCGTGTGA
- a CDS encoding hypothetical protein (encoded by transcript TGME49_315090~Signal peptide predicted by SignalP 2.0 HMM (probability 0.680) with cleavage site probability 0.533 at residue 46~Predicted trans-membrane domain (TMHMM2.0):28-51): MASFLSVGLEDLPGGPAGDWRGHLAHTSPVLVAILLAMLALLGVFSRLLFSRPLRGFSALWRRLATWRIQHGFGSRMHLADIYADSEPDLEGGLGVGDVGVYVAADCCVVIHSPPAGDINAATDRVGSLLFKGEEPSTPSESWSTTESAGGANSLSNDEDDNLCESGDFSPRFVDRLFVRPAFVPELDLRSLKRVPMQDAEDFTSTIGSRFSRSGEILGIATY; this comes from the exons ATGGCATCTTTCTTGTCTGTGGGTTTGGAGGATCTTCCTGGAGGACCAGCCGGGGACTGGCGGGGGCATTTAGCTCACACCAGCCCCGTCCTAGTCGCGATTCTGCTGGCCATGTTGGCATTGCTCGGAGTGTTTTCCAGgctgcttttttctcgtccacTTCGTGGTTTTTCCGCGCTGTGGAGGAGACTGGCAACCTGGAGGATCCAGCACGGCTTTGGCAGCAGAATGCACCTCGCGGACATCTACGCGG ACTCAGAACCGGACCTGGAGGGGGGACTCGGTGTGGGCGACGTCGGTGTCTACGTAGCAGCAGACTGCTGTGTAGTCATCCACTCACCGCCCGCTGGGGACATCAATGCAGCGACGG acCGTGTGGGTTCGCTCCTGTTCAAGGGCGAAGAACCGTCAACTCCCTCCGAGTCTTGGTCAACAACCGAGTCTGCTGGTGGCGCGAATTCGTTGTCtaacgacgaagacgacaaCTTGTGTGAATCTGGGGATTTCAGCCCCAGATTCGTAGATCGTCTGTTCGTCAGACCCGCGTTCGTCCCGGAACTCGACCTCAGGTCGCTGAAACGCGTTCCGATGCAAGACGCTGAAGACTTCACGTCTACCATCGGATCGCGTTTCTCCAGGTCTGGCGAGATTCTGGGAATCGCGACATATTGA